In one window of Aquamicrobium sp. DNA:
- a CDS encoding ribonuclease H: protein MAYQFPITVAVDDEAAAQALRLKVEKILAALPVEVGDIAAPFQPLSAASPGQIMVWTDGGCDMKKNGVGAWAYVIKLPDGSAHEHASGEFDTTNNRMELIAVIRALEALEIGPEIVIHADSEYVIKGCTQWARNWVKNGWKTYQGNAVINRDLWEILLALYQLHNVRFVHVKGHSGIVENERCDELCTAKMQELHKDALAAGPAMQ from the coding sequence ATGGCCTACCAGTTTCCGATCACGGTCGCCGTGGACGACGAGGCGGCCGCGCAGGCGCTGCGCCTCAAGGTCGAGAAGATCCTCGCCGCGCTCCCCGTCGAGGTCGGGGACATCGCAGCTCCGTTCCAGCCCCTGTCGGCCGCGTCGCCCGGACAGATCATGGTGTGGACCGATGGCGGCTGCGACATGAAGAAGAACGGGGTCGGCGCCTGGGCTTACGTCATCAAGCTCCCCGACGGTTCGGCACATGAGCATGCGAGCGGCGAATTCGATACGACGAACAACCGCATGGAGCTGATCGCCGTCATCCGCGCGCTGGAAGCACTCGAGATCGGCCCGGAGATCGTCATCCATGCCGACAGCGAGTACGTCATCAAGGGCTGCACGCAGTGGGCGCGCAATTGGGTCAAGAACGGCTGGAAGACCTATCAGGGCAACGCCGTGATCAACCGCGACCTGTGGGAAATCCTGCTCGCGCTGTACCAGCTGCACAATGTTCGCTTCGTACACGTCAAGGGCCATTCCGGCATCGTCGAGAATGAGCGTTGCGACGAACTCTGCACCGCCAAGATGCAGGAGCTTCACAAGGACGCTCTCGCCGCCGGCCCGGCGATGCAATGA
- a CDS encoding DnaB-like helicase C-terminal domain-containing protein yields the protein MLGKMFISAVLAEGSVAGLLQFGDIESLFKASEVPVYAFVREFVKKYQALPSPDTILAHVDEALVPHKEPAAYYYDLLVLRDTEHRLKKAMQDATQNLLPNNKQPEKALVTLSTAVMELVSRRQAKQVVDFREAHDALIADYVAKWKTPDQYGIQFGWPTLDDIMGGAVKGDMISIIGRPAVGKTWQLLYGALHGWRQGMKLKDPTPAEIQNQTPLFVSMEMNPLAIQQRLAAMFTHLPAGQIKHAGLTSSNLQKYKDGLTLIKGHHAPFWVVDGNLTATVEDIFMLAQYLKPGSIWIDGGYLLKHPKVSDRYQRVAENADLIKQELAPLAPTTVSWQFARSAAKKDKKKGEKAGLEDIGYSDAIAQVSSVALGVFQDESVETLLQRVIDILKGRNGEVGKFTTNWDFIGMDFSEVLSPHVEDLQFL from the coding sequence ATGCTCGGCAAGATGTTCATCTCCGCCGTCCTGGCGGAAGGCTCGGTCGCCGGCTTGCTGCAGTTCGGGGACATCGAAAGCCTGTTCAAGGCCAGCGAGGTCCCCGTCTATGCGTTCGTCCGCGAGTTCGTGAAGAAATACCAGGCGCTCCCGTCGCCCGACACGATCCTCGCCCACGTCGACGAGGCTTTGGTGCCTCACAAGGAGCCGGCGGCCTACTACTACGACCTGCTCGTCCTGCGCGACACCGAACACCGGCTGAAGAAGGCGATGCAGGACGCCACGCAGAACCTGCTTCCGAACAACAAGCAGCCGGAGAAGGCGCTGGTCACCCTGTCGACCGCGGTCATGGAGCTGGTGTCCCGCCGGCAGGCCAAGCAGGTCGTCGACTTCCGCGAGGCGCACGATGCGCTGATTGCCGACTACGTTGCGAAATGGAAGACGCCCGACCAGTACGGCATCCAGTTCGGCTGGCCGACGCTCGATGACATTATGGGTGGGGCCGTAAAGGGCGACATGATCTCGATCATCGGCCGCCCGGCGGTCGGCAAGACGTGGCAACTGCTTTATGGCGCGCTCCACGGTTGGCGCCAGGGCATGAAGTTGAAGGACCCGACACCGGCCGAAATCCAGAACCAGACGCCGTTGTTCGTCTCGATGGAGATGAACCCGCTGGCGATCCAGCAGCGCCTGGCCGCGATGTTCACGCACCTGCCGGCGGGCCAGATCAAGCACGCGGGGCTGACCTCGTCCAATCTCCAGAAGTACAAGGACGGCCTGACCCTGATCAAAGGGCACCACGCACCGTTCTGGGTGGTCGACGGGAACCTGACGGCGACCGTCGAGGACATTTTCATGCTGGCCCAGTATCTGAAGCCCGGCAGCATCTGGATCGACGGCGGCTATCTGCTCAAGCACCCCAAGGTGAGCGATCGATACCAGCGCGTGGCCGAAAACGCGGACCTGATCAAGCAGGAGCTGGCACCGCTCGCCCCCACCACCGTCTCGTGGCAGTTCGCCCGGTCGGCGGCGAAGAAGGACAAGAAAAAGGGCGAGAAGGCCGGCCTCGAAGACATCGGCTACTCCGATGCCATCGCGCAAGTCAGCTCGGTTGCGCTCGGGGTGTTCCAGGACGAGAGCGTGGAGACCCTCCTGCAGCGCGTCATCGATATCCTGAAGGGCCGCAACGGCGAGGTCGGGAAGTTCACGACGAATTGGGACTTCATCGGGATGGACTTCTCGGAGGTGCTCTCTCCCCACGTCGAAGACCTTCAGTTTCTCTAA
- a CDS encoding ATP-binding protein — MLKLAIEAQIPLIAVHTRDLVNFVDVLKTLTKKAPMVFDPNSPKPKPDSLFYFVHPAGAQLPLVKIYEKMVAAESTLILVNPERVVEPMFNAGEVPVPRALLLDFMKQIVIDEAQAATLLQGLGGCTIKEAAELVRLTTARDNSLTVQGIMETRKSIFQGMNGLTQIDIKQGFYDPPKELADWIGKERDFFLHGKDPRLVPRGLLMDGPPGTGKTAAAKYVAEQWGVPLYRVDIAGTKNKYVGESEQNLLNNLARLDHEEPCIALIDEVEKIFNTSNNDTSGTTSTMLSQLLWWLAEHRSRVLVMMTTNAASKLPKELYREGRIDKTLVFAGLENAPAMDFVAKVLDGFHGKFSEVAVKEIMKSVQPISDVSPLTYSQAALTAETYAWIKKSPMNAKP, encoded by the coding sequence ATGCTCAAGCTCGCCATCGAAGCGCAGATACCGCTCATCGCCGTTCATACCCGCGATCTCGTCAACTTCGTCGACGTCCTGAAGACGCTGACCAAGAAGGCGCCGATGGTGTTCGACCCGAACAGCCCGAAGCCAAAGCCGGACTCCCTTTTCTATTTCGTGCATCCCGCCGGCGCCCAACTGCCGCTGGTCAAGATCTACGAGAAGATGGTCGCCGCCGAGAGCACGCTGATCCTGGTGAACCCCGAGCGGGTGGTGGAGCCGATGTTCAATGCCGGCGAGGTGCCGGTTCCGCGGGCGCTGCTGCTCGACTTCATGAAGCAGATCGTCATCGACGAGGCCCAGGCCGCCACGCTGCTGCAGGGGCTCGGCGGATGCACGATCAAGGAGGCGGCGGAGCTGGTGCGCCTTACAACGGCGCGCGACAACAGCCTGACCGTGCAAGGCATCATGGAGACCCGCAAGTCGATCTTCCAGGGGATGAACGGCCTGACCCAGATCGACATCAAGCAGGGCTTCTACGACCCGCCGAAGGAGCTGGCGGACTGGATCGGCAAGGAGAGAGACTTCTTCCTGCACGGCAAAGACCCCCGGCTCGTCCCCCGCGGCCTGCTGATGGACGGCCCGCCAGGCACCGGGAAGACGGCGGCGGCCAAGTATGTGGCCGAGCAATGGGGCGTTCCGCTCTACCGGGTCGACATTGCCGGAACCAAGAACAAATACGTCGGCGAATCCGAGCAAAATCTGCTGAACAACCTTGCCCGCCTCGATCACGAGGAGCCGTGCATCGCGCTGATCGACGAGGTCGAGAAGATCTTCAACACCTCGAACAACGATACGTCGGGCACCACGTCCACGATGCTCTCGCAACTCCTGTGGTGGCTTGCCGAGCACAGGAGCCGGGTGCTGGTCATGATGACCACGAACGCGGCCAGCAAGCTCCCAAAGGAGCTGTACCGGGAGGGCCGCATCGACAAGACGCTGGTCTTCGCCGGTCTCGAGAATGCCCCCGCCATGGATTTCGTCGCGAAGGTGCTCGACGGCTTCCACGGCAAGTTCAGCGAGGTTGCCGTGAAGGAGATCATGAAGAGCGTCCAGCCGATCTCCGACGTGAGCCCGCTGACCTACTCGCAAGCCGCCCTGACGGCCGAGACATACGCCTGGATCAAGAAGTCGCCCATGAACGCCAAACCTTGA
- a CDS encoding peptidoglycan-binding protein, whose protein sequence is MEVAVITEADLRKFLPKAKAALVAAVAGNWHEAEAAGITSPRRIRQFLSNIATETGGLTSIVESLTYTSAQRIYDVFKGPATNRRFKSVAECQSYVRNAKALAIKVYGGRMGNAPAPSTDGWDFRGGGMLQTTGREGYRNMGFEGNPGALQSNPKLAFLAAVREWKKRGCNELADRNDTEGVRKAINGGTNGLSDVRTYLARAVTVWPDNAKPAGVPGAITNPVVIREAQVMLKALGYTEVGGVDGVIGTMTRGAILAFRAENGLPLTPTLDDEFMRALKVAQPRQIAKERVLASVSVVAEKVPEVKANMLSKILSATTAAVSSFFAAIVGIFDQFDDARGYIDPLKGFAAGLPGWLWLVLLTLLALSIFMISRNGEKKGVEAFQSGERR, encoded by the coding sequence GTGGAGGTCGCCGTGATTACCGAAGCCGATCTGAGGAAATTCCTCCCGAAAGCGAAGGCGGCGCTTGTTGCCGCTGTCGCCGGCAATTGGCATGAGGCGGAGGCTGCCGGCATCACGTCGCCCCGCCGCATCCGGCAGTTCCTGTCGAACATCGCTACCGAGACGGGCGGCCTGACGTCGATCGTGGAGAGCCTGACCTATACGAGCGCGCAGCGCATCTACGACGTCTTCAAGGGGCCGGCGACGAACCGCCGCTTCAAATCGGTCGCTGAATGCCAGTCCTATGTCCGCAACGCCAAGGCGCTCGCGATCAAGGTCTATGGCGGCCGCATGGGCAATGCGCCGGCCCCCAGCACGGACGGCTGGGACTTTCGCGGCGGCGGCATGCTTCAGACCACGGGGCGCGAGGGCTATCGGAACATGGGCTTCGAGGGCAACCCCGGCGCGCTCCAGTCGAACCCGAAGCTCGCCTTTCTGGCTGCTGTTCGTGAGTGGAAGAAGCGCGGCTGCAACGAACTGGCTGACAGGAACGATACCGAGGGGGTGCGCAAGGCCATCAATGGCGGCACCAACGGCCTGTCCGACGTGAGAACCTACCTGGCGCGGGCTGTGACCGTATGGCCCGACAACGCCAAGCCTGCGGGGGTCCCCGGAGCGATCACGAACCCCGTGGTCATCAGGGAAGCGCAGGTCATGCTGAAGGCGCTCGGCTACACCGAAGTCGGAGGCGTCGACGGCGTGATCGGGACCATGACGCGGGGGGCGATCCTGGCCTTCCGCGCCGAGAACGGCCTGCCGCTCACGCCCACTCTCGACGACGAGTTCATGCGTGCGCTCAAGGTCGCCCAGCCACGCCAGATCGCCAAGGAGCGCGTACTGGCCAGTGTCAGCGTCGTGGCCGAGAAGGTGCCGGAGGTGAAGGCAAACATGCTGTCGAAGATCCTGTCCGCGACCACGGCGGCCGTCTCCAGCTTCTTCGCCGCGATCGTCGGCATCTTCGACCAGTTCGATGACGCCAGGGGCTACATCGACCCGCTGAAGGGGTTTGCCGCCGGCCTTCCGGGCTGGCTCTGGCTCGTGCTCCTCACCCTGCTGGCGCTGTCGATCTTCATGATCAGCCGGAACGGCGAGAAGAAGGGCGTCGAGGCGTTCCAAAGCGGTGAGCGGCGATGA